A region of Ferruginibacter albus DNA encodes the following proteins:
- the coaBC gene encoding bifunctional phosphopantothenoylcysteine decarboxylase/phosphopantothenate--cysteine ligase CoaBC → MLQNKKILIGVTGSIAAYKIPILVRLLIKAGAEVKVVLTPAAKEFVSPLVLSTLSKNEALVDLSTNNSWANHVQLGRWADVLLIAPLSCNTLAKFANGSCDNLLTAVYLSATCPVVVAPAMDEDMWHHPSTKNNLSKIASYSNHIIPVEKGELASGLIGDGRMAEPETIVKWLEDFFLSGNQLKGKKVLITAGPTYEAIDPVRFIGNHSSGKMGIAIAKELKKCGAEVTLIIGPTQVELPVVNQVIKVRSAEEMYNACDKIFSQTDIAILNAAVADYTPVIVAEEKIKKQDGVLEIELKKTKDILKHLGEIKTLKQFLVGFALETTNEKEYALKKLRDKNADMIVLNSLNDNGAGFGYDTNKITIFDKQQNEYSFETKTKTEVAADIVNTIVKLYV, encoded by the coding sequence ATGTTGCAAAATAAAAAAATATTGATCGGGGTTACAGGCAGTATTGCTGCTTACAAAATCCCCATTTTAGTTAGACTATTAATTAAGGCAGGTGCAGAAGTAAAGGTGGTATTAACTCCTGCCGCAAAAGAATTTGTTTCTCCATTAGTACTTTCTACACTTTCCAAAAATGAAGCCTTGGTTGACCTGTCAACGAATAACTCTTGGGCCAATCATGTACAATTAGGTAGATGGGCTGATGTATTATTGATAGCTCCTTTAAGTTGTAACACGCTGGCAAAATTTGCAAATGGAAGTTGTGATAATTTATTAACGGCAGTTTATCTTTCGGCAACCTGTCCTGTAGTAGTAGCTCCGGCAATGGATGAAGACATGTGGCATCATCCTTCCACAAAAAATAATCTTTCAAAAATAGCATCGTATAGTAATCATATAATACCCGTTGAAAAAGGAGAACTGGCCAGTGGTTTGATTGGTGATGGAAGAATGGCAGAGCCTGAAACGATCGTAAAATGGCTGGAAGATTTTTTTTTATCCGGTAATCAATTAAAAGGTAAAAAAGTACTGATAACAGCCGGACCCACCTATGAGGCAATCGATCCGGTCCGTTTTATAGGCAACCATTCATCTGGCAAAATGGGAATAGCAATTGCTAAGGAATTAAAAAAATGTGGCGCAGAAGTCACCCTTATAATTGGACCGACACAAGTTGAACTGCCTGTTGTAAATCAGGTAATAAAAGTCAGATCTGCAGAGGAAATGTACAATGCCTGCGACAAAATCTTTTCTCAAACTGATATTGCCATATTGAATGCTGCCGTTGCTGATTATACGCCGGTTATTGTTGCAGAAGAAAAAATAAAAAAGCAAGATGGAGTTCTTGAAATTGAACTCAAAAAGACAAAAGATATTTTGAAGCATTTAGGAGAAATAAAAACACTCAAACAATTTTTGGTAGGCTTTGCATTGGAAACTACCAATGAAAAAGAATACGCATTAAAAAAATTGCGGGATAAAAATGCCGATATGATCGTTTTAAATTCTTTAAATGATAACGGCGCCGGCTTTGGTTACGACACTAATAAAATAACTATTTTTGATAAGCAGCAAAACGAATACAGTTTTGAAACCAAAACAAAAACAGAAGTAGCTGCTGATATCGTAAATACTATAGTAAAATTGTATGTATAA
- the porD gene encoding type IX secretion system protein PorD has product MYKIIIVIVCILTFNFSNAQELNARVTVNTSSVGTTVNQNVFQTLQSALTTFINNRKWTSDNFLPNEKIDCSFSFTLQPTDDQDVYNVTLTVQAGRPVYNTSYLSPIINFQDKDVQVKYVQYQQLQFSDNNVAGTNPLQSNLTAVIAYYAYMILGFDYDSFSPRGGDVYFQKAQNVVNNAPEDRGITGWKAFDGVRNRYWLVENMLNQRYTIMHDVYYNYYRKGMDKLYDDDKTARTEIMNVLNQLNSFKTENPNVMISQFFFQGKTTELINIFSKAAMDDKARASDLLQKLDITNANRYKEEIK; this is encoded by the coding sequence ATGTATAAAATTATCATTGTCATTGTTTGCATATTGACATTTAATTTTTCCAACGCACAGGAATTAAATGCAAGAGTTACTGTTAATACCAGCAGTGTTGGTACTACTGTAAATCAAAATGTTTTTCAAACATTACAATCTGCTTTAACAACATTTATTAATAATCGTAAATGGACAAGCGATAATTTTTTGCCTAATGAAAAAATTGATTGCAGCTTTTCATTTACATTGCAACCCACCGATGACCAGGACGTATATAATGTTACATTAACTGTTCAAGCTGGCAGACCTGTTTATAATACCAGTTATTTATCCCCTATAATAAATTTTCAGGATAAAGATGTGCAGGTGAAGTATGTACAATATCAGCAACTGCAGTTTAGCGATAACAATGTAGCCGGTACTAATCCGCTTCAATCAAATCTCACGGCAGTAATAGCCTACTATGCTTACATGATCTTAGGCTTTGACTATGATTCTTTTTCTCCACGTGGCGGTGATGTCTATTTTCAAAAGGCCCAAAACGTTGTAAACAATGCACCGGAAGACAGAGGTATTACAGGCTGGAAAGCATTTGACGGTGTGCGTAACCGCTATTGGCTGGTAGAAAATATGCTGAATCAACGTTATACAATAATGCATGATGTATATTATAACTATTACCGCAAAGGAATGGATAAGCTATACGATGATGATAAAACTGCCCGTACAGAAATAATGAATGTATTGAATCAATTGAATAGCTTTAAAACAGAGAACCCGAATGTAATGATAAGCCAGTTTTTCTTCCAGGGAAAAACTACAGAACTGATCAATATATTTTCAAAAGCGGCTATGGATGATAAAGCCCGTGCTTCTGATTTGCTGCAAAAACTGGACATCACCAATGCCAACCGGTATAAAGAAGAAATAAAATGA
- a CDS encoding DUF4296 domain-containing protein → MSRFLLLACCIVCFASCRNNNDMPSDVLNKQKMQAVLWDMLRIEAYTENFLKTDTLKNLQNENLQLQQKVFAIHHITKEAFYKSYDYYKQHPALLSEVLDSITTKEAVNREHKINKPLYKPEIKKSPLLSKPK, encoded by the coding sequence ATGAGTCGCTTTTTATTATTAGCATGTTGTATTGTTTGTTTTGCCAGTTGCCGTAATAATAATGATATGCCCTCCGATGTGTTGAACAAGCAAAAAATGCAGGCTGTTTTATGGGATATGTTGCGTATCGAAGCGTATACCGAAAATTTCTTAAAAACGGATACTCTTAAAAACCTTCAAAATGAAAATTTACAATTGCAACAAAAAGTATTTGCTATTCATCATATAACAAAAGAAGCTTTTTATAAAAGCTACGATTATTACAAACAACATCCTGCCTTATTAAGCGAAGTATTGGATAGCATTACAACAAAAGAAGCTGTTAATAGAGAACATAAAATAAATAAACCACTTTATAAACCTGAAATAAAAAAATCACCTCTTTTATCTAAGCCAAAATGA
- a CDS encoding CoA transferase subunit A: MNKVVADAAEAIKDISDGAVLLLGGFGLCGIPENCIAALVEKKIKALTCISNNAGVDDFGIGLMLQNKQVKKMISSYVGENAEFEKQLLSGELEVELIPQGTLATRCMAAGYGMPAIYTPAGIGTEVAEGKEIRIFNGKEYLLEMAFDADFALIKAWKGDTHGNLVYRETARNFNPLMAMAGKVTIAEVEELVPAGELDPDHIHTPGIYVKRIFQGKDYEKRIEQKTIRKV; the protein is encoded by the coding sequence ATGAACAAAGTAGTTGCTGATGCTGCAGAAGCAATAAAAGATATTTCAGATGGAGCAGTATTGCTGCTTGGCGGCTTTGGTTTGTGTGGTATTCCCGAAAATTGTATTGCAGCATTGGTAGAAAAGAAAATTAAAGCACTTACCTGCATATCAAATAATGCAGGTGTTGATGATTTTGGTATTGGGCTCATGTTACAAAACAAACAGGTAAAAAAAATGATCTCTTCTTATGTTGGTGAAAATGCCGAGTTTGAAAAACAATTATTAAGCGGTGAATTAGAAGTAGAATTAATTCCGCAAGGAACATTGGCAACCCGATGTATGGCAGCAGGCTATGGTATGCCTGCAATCTATACTCCCGCGGGTATTGGTACAGAAGTCGCCGAAGGAAAGGAAATCAGGATATTTAACGGTAAAGAATATTTATTGGAAATGGCGTTTGATGCAGACTTTGCTTTAATAAAAGCCTGGAAAGGAGATACACATGGAAACCTGGTCTATAGAGAAACAGCCCGCAATTTTAATCCCTTAATGGCAATGGCAGGAAAGGTCACCATTGCAGAGGTGGAAGAATTAGTGCCGGCAGGAGAATTAGATCCCGACCATATTCATACGCCTGGCATCTATGTAAAAAGAATTTTTCAGGGAAAAGATTATGAAAAAAGAATAGAACAAAAAACAATCAGAAAAGTATAA
- a CDS encoding CoA transferase subunit B, with translation MLDKNQIAQRIAQELKDGYYVNLGIGIPTLIANYIPKEVNVILQSENGLLGIGPFPVEGEEDPDLINAGKQTITTIRGSSFFDSAMSFGMIRAGRVDLTVLGAMEVSDKGDIANWKIPGKMVKGMGGAMDLVASAKNIIVAMMHTNPKGESKLLPACTLPLTGIRCVKKIVTDLAVLDVTESGFKLLERAPGISVEEIRAKTAGKLIIEGDIPEIKF, from the coding sequence ATGTTAGATAAAAACCAAATAGCACAACGTATTGCACAGGAACTGAAAGACGGTTACTATGTAAACTTAGGCATTGGTATTCCAACATTGATCGCTAATTACATTCCTAAAGAAGTAAATGTTATTTTGCAAAGTGAAAATGGATTGTTAGGTATTGGACCTTTCCCTGTTGAAGGAGAAGAAGATCCTGACCTGATTAATGCAGGTAAACAAACGATAACAACTATTCGGGGCTCTTCTTTTTTTGATAGTGCGATGAGCTTTGGAATGATACGTGCCGGAAGAGTTGACCTGACTGTACTGGGAGCCATGGAAGTAAGCGATAAAGGGGATATAGCGAATTGGAAGATTCCGGGTAAAATGGTGAAAGGAATGGGAGGCGCTATGGACCTGGTAGCAAGCGCAAAAAATATCATTGTAGCTATGATGCACACCAACCCTAAAGGAGAAAGCAAATTGCTACCCGCATGTACACTACCGTTGACGGGTATACGATGTGTAAAAAAAATAGTTACCGACCTGGCTGTATTGGATGTAACTGAAAGTGGCTTTAAGCTATTGGAGCGTGCGCCCGGAATATCTGTTGAAGAAATAAGAGCAAAAACTGCCGGTAAACTTATAATTGAAGGCGATATTCCAGAAATTAAATTCTAA
- a CDS encoding Mrp/NBP35 family ATP-binding protein yields MTNEDILKALGNVQEPDLGKDLVTLNMVKDIVINGDNVSFTVVLTTPACPMKDMIQGACINAVKLLVNKNAVVTVNFTSNTSSNRKDTKSILSGVKNIIAVVSGKGGVGKSSVSANFALALAQGGAKVGLMDADIYGPSQHIMFGIRGERPLMKDVNGKGLIVPIEKFGIKIMSIGLLIDEKQAVVWRGPMVSSAIKQFVSDVEWGDLDYLIIDMPPGTGDIHLTIMQTVPVTGVIVVTTPQTIALADAKKGIAMFGQAQLKVPVIGLVENMSYFTPVELPESKYYIFGKDGGKNLAEEFDIPFLGQIPIVQSIREGGDIGVPVMVSDDAISKKAFSNFAGNAVRGIAMRNAQLAPTEIQEVV; encoded by the coding sequence ATGACAAACGAAGATATTCTGAAAGCGCTTGGAAATGTGCAGGAACCGGACCTCGGCAAAGACCTTGTTACCCTTAACATGGTAAAAGATATTGTAATTAATGGCGATAATGTATCGTTCACGGTAGTGCTTACTACACCAGCCTGCCCGATGAAAGATATGATACAGGGCGCTTGTATTAATGCAGTAAAATTATTGGTAAATAAAAATGCTGTGGTAACAGTGAATTTTACCAGCAATACCAGCAGTAACAGAAAAGATACAAAATCGATTTTGAGCGGTGTGAAAAATATCATTGCTGTAGTAAGCGGCAAAGGTGGTGTTGGTAAAAGCAGCGTATCTGCCAATTTCGCTTTGGCATTGGCACAAGGTGGTGCAAAGGTTGGTTTAATGGATGCGGATATCTATGGCCCAAGTCAGCATATTATGTTTGGCATTCGTGGCGAACGACCCCTGATGAAAGATGTAAATGGAAAAGGTTTGATAGTACCCATTGAAAAGTTTGGTATTAAAATAATGAGCATCGGCTTACTGATAGATGAAAAGCAGGCGGTGGTTTGGCGTGGCCCAATGGTAAGCAGTGCCATTAAACAATTTGTAAGTGATGTGGAATGGGGTGATCTGGATTATTTAATTATTGATATGCCTCCCGGTACCGGCGATATTCATTTAACGATCATGCAAACAGTTCCTGTTACTGGTGTAATAGTAGTTACAACACCTCAAACCATTGCATTGGCTGATGCTAAAAAAGGTATCGCCATGTTTGGTCAGGCTCAGCTAAAAGTCCCTGTTATTGGATTGGTTGAGAACATGAGTTATTTTACTCCGGTTGAATTACCTGAAAGCAAATATTACATCTTTGGTAAAGATGGAGGTAAAAACTTAGCAGAAGAATTTGATATTCCTTTCTTAGGGCAAATACCGATCGTACAAAGCATTCGTGAAGGCGGTGATATTGGAGTGCCCGTAATGGTAAGTGATGATGCTATTTCTAAAAAAGCCTTTTCAAATTTTGCAGGTAATGCGGTGAGAGGTATAGCTATGCGGAATGCCCAATTAGCGCCGACAGAAATACAAGAAGTAGTTTAA
- a CDS encoding carboxypeptidase-like regulatory domain-containing protein: protein MKKLLQYILITALFFPLTAKAQFESFKDSVVQLYGVVMTADSLQAVQAASIVVKGQNRGTITNEQGVFSIVVLKGDSIEFSCVGYKPKTIVIPTNIQGNQYSVIQLMTTDTVYLAATIIKARPSKEQFERDFLKTKVPDDNLEIARKNMSEKQLRFLAATMPRDAREASSLYLRQQAAKTYYSGQIPPQNIFNPFAWNEFIKAWKRGDFKNQPSTLSTDGN from the coding sequence ATGAAGAAACTTTTACAATACATTTTAATAACTGCATTATTTTTTCCTTTAACAGCCAAGGCTCAGTTTGAAAGTTTTAAGGATTCCGTTGTACAATTATATGGAGTGGTAATGACAGCAGATAGCCTGCAGGCTGTTCAAGCTGCGAGCATTGTGGTTAAAGGGCAAAACCGGGGAACCATTACCAATGAGCAAGGGGTATTTAGTATTGTGGTTTTAAAAGGAGATAGTATTGAATTTAGTTGCGTAGGATACAAGCCTAAAACAATCGTGATCCCTACTAATATCCAGGGAAATCAATACAGCGTAATTCAATTAATGACAACCGATACGGTTTATTTGGCTGCCACCATTATTAAGGCTCGCCCAAGTAAAGAACAATTTGAAAGAGATTTTTTAAAAACAAAAGTGCCTGATGATAATTTGGAAATAGCCCGTAAAAATATGAGCGAAAAACAATTGCGCTTTTTAGCTGCTACTATGCCAAGAGATGCAAGAGAAGCCAGTTCACTGTATTTGCGGCAACAGGCGGCTAAAACATATTATTCAGGACAAATACCTCCCCAAAATATTTTCAACCCTTTTGCATGGAACGAGTTTATTAAAGCGTGGAAAAGAGGCGATTTTAAAAACCAGCCGTCCACACTTTCCACTGATGGGAATTAA
- the fumC gene encoding class II fumarate hydratase, with amino-acid sequence MSYRIEKDTMGEVKVPVDAYYGAQTQRSIDNFKIAQDINKMPKEIIKAFAYLKKAAAITNFEAGVLPKEKSDLIGKVCDEILEGKLDDYFPLVVWQTGSGTQSNMNVNEVVAYRGHVLNGGKLDDKEKFLHPNDDVNKSQSSNDTFPTAMHIAAYKILLEVTIPGIEKLRNTLAEKSKTFMKVVKIGRTHFMDATPLTVGQEFSGYVSQLDHGLKAIKNTLAHLSELALGGTAVGTGINTPANYSENVAKHIATLTGLPFVTAENKFEALAAHDAIVEAHGALKTVAVSLMKIANDVRMLSSGPRSGIGELFIPDNEPGSSIMPGKVNPTQCEALTMIAAQVMGNDVAISVGGSMGHFELNVFKPVMIYNFLHSARLIGDGCVSFNDKCAIGIEPIEANIKKHVDNSLMLVTSLNTKIGYYKAAEIAQKAHKEGTTLKEMAVKLGYVTPEQFDEWVIPADMVGKI; translated from the coding sequence ATGAGTTACAGAATTGAAAAAGATACCATGGGCGAAGTAAAAGTGCCTGTGGATGCTTATTACGGTGCACAAACACAACGCAGCATCGATAACTTTAAAATTGCGCAGGATATTAATAAAATGCCTAAAGAGATCATCAAAGCATTTGCTTACTTAAAAAAAGCAGCCGCGATTACCAATTTTGAAGCAGGTGTTTTACCAAAAGAAAAAAGCGACTTAATTGGTAAAGTATGTGATGAGATCTTAGAAGGAAAACTGGATGATTATTTCCCGTTAGTGGTTTGGCAAACAGGAAGCGGTACGCAAAGCAATATGAACGTAAATGAAGTAGTTGCCTACAGAGGGCACGTGTTGAATGGCGGTAAATTAGATGATAAAGAAAAATTCCTGCATCCGAACGATGATGTAAACAAATCGCAATCAAGCAACGACACCTTCCCTACTGCTATGCATATTGCAGCTTATAAAATTTTACTGGAAGTCACTATACCGGGAATTGAAAAATTAAGAAATACATTAGCCGAAAAAAGCAAAACGTTCATGAAGGTCGTTAAAATTGGTCGTACACATTTTATGGATGCAACGCCATTAACTGTAGGACAGGAATTTAGCGGGTATGTGTCACAGCTAGACCATGGATTAAAAGCTATTAAGAATACATTAGCACATTTAAGTGAATTGGCGTTAGGTGGAACTGCAGTAGGAACGGGCATTAACACACCTGCTAATTATTCTGAAAATGTAGCAAAGCATATTGCAACTTTAACAGGCTTGCCTTTTGTAACTGCCGAAAATAAATTTGAAGCATTGGCAGCACACGATGCTATTGTAGAAGCCCATGGTGCATTAAAGACGGTTGCCGTTAGCTTAATGAAGATCGCTAATGACGTTCGTATGCTAAGCAGCGGGCCACGATCAGGCATAGGCGAATTGTTTATTCCTGATAATGAACCGGGTTCATCTATCATGCCGGGCAAAGTAAATCCAACACAATGCGAGGCATTAACGATGATAGCGGCACAGGTAATGGGCAATGATGTTGCTATCAGTGTTGGCGGCAGCATGGGGCATTTTGAATTGAATGTGTTTAAACCGGTGATGATCTATAATTTCCTTCACTCCGCACGATTGATCGGCGACGGTTGTGTTTCTTTCAACGACAAATGTGCCATTGGTATTGAACCTATTGAAGCGAACATTAAAAAGCATGTTGACAATTCTTTGATGTTGGTTACTTCACTCAATACAAAAATTGGCTATTACAAGGCTGCAGAAATTGCACAGAAAGCGCATAAAGAAGGAACTACTTTAAAAGAAATGGCGGTAAAGTTGGGATATGTTACTCCTGAACAATTTGATGAATGGGTAATACCTGCCGATATGGTTGGAAAGATCTAA